The genomic region AGGCGATACCGAGCGCGGCCGCGATACCAAGCGTCATGCCATTCACGCCAGTTTGGCGGCCCAGGATCCAGCCGAGCGCTAATGCTGTCAGGAACATCGGCACCGCCATCAGATGGCGAAACCGTATCATCCAGGGTCCGGGTTTGGGTAGCTTGGACCGCAAGCCCGGGACATAAGCGAGGATCAGGAATGGCAGCGCAAGGCCAAAGCCCAGTCCGGCAAAGATGGCCATCCCGACGATCGTCGGCACAACCAGCGCCGCGCCAAGTGCCGCCGCCATGAACGGTCCGGTGCAAGGGGTCGCGACAAAGGCTGCCAGCGCGCCAGTGAAGAAGGAGCCGGTAGCGCCATCCTTGTCAGCAAAGCGACCGCCGCCGGTAAAGCTTGGTACTTCGAACAGGCCAGCCAGGTTGAGCGCGATTGCGGTGACCAGCAGCAATAGAAACATGATCATCCGCGGCTCTTGCAGCTGGAATGCCCAGCCTGCCGCCGCACCGCCCGCGCGCAGGGCCAGCAAGGCTGCGCCGAGGCCAAGGCAGACGATGATCACACCCGCTGTATAAGCCAGCGCATCGCGGCGTACGGCTCGCTCCTCGCCGCCAGCCTTGGCAAGGCTCAATGCCTTCAGGCTGAGGATCGGAAATACGCAGGGCAGGATGTTGAGCAACACTCCGCCGAGGATTGCACCACCCAGCGCGAAGAGGACCGTGCCGATATCGGCGCTCATCCGGCCATCGGTTTGGCTATCGGGGGATACCAGTTCACCAGCCGCCGGAACGCCGCCAGGGACCGCCGCCAGCATCAACCCGTCATGCTCGCCAATTTTGATCAGGCCTTCGATGCGATCGACTGTCTCAGCGTCGGATTCGGCTGAAACTTCGATGATCAGCATATCGCCATTGCGCGAGATTCTCTGCGCGGCGCTATAATCGAGCACGCGATCGGTTTCAGCGAAGAAATAGGGTGCTGAAATATCCGCTGCCTGCGGGAAAGGAATGGCAAGGCGAAGGGTGTCGCCGACCACCTCGAATACTGCTTCACTGCCGAGCGGGCGCGGCAGGTGCGCGCGATAGCCATCAAACTGGGCGGCATCTGTAATCTCGCCAGAGCCCACCTGCAGGTCGATGCCGATCGCGCCATCCTCGGGCACACAAATTTCATTGGTGCAGGCGAGCCATTGGCCCTGGGCACGCAGCGGGAGCGCGGTTCCAGGCGCAATGCCCTCATCCAGCATTACCTCGGCGAGCATCGCATATTCGCCATGATAGATGTAATTCATGATGCCGCTGATCACGAGCCGTTCGGGCACCGGATAGCGCAATTCGCCGACCGTCACGCCGTCAGGAAGCTCCCATTCAAAACTGTTCGGGATGCCCGCCTCACCGGGATTGAGCCAATAGCCGTGCCAGCCTTCATCGGGCAGCATCCGGATCGCGATCGTGAAGCTTTGGCCCGGCGCCGGGCTCAGCGTTTCAGCAAGCAGATCGGTCTGGATCGCATTTTCGCGCGGGAGCTGGGCCGCTGCAATTGCGGGCAGCAACAGCAAAAAGGCCGCAAACACGCCAGAAAGGGTCTTAAAAGCCGAAAATCGCACCTATTTGCTCCTTCGCGAGCGCGCTATAGCAGCGCTATATCCGCCGTGCACTATCAAGGGGTCTACCGATGAAATTCGCTCGCATTGCCACGCTGGTTACAGCGCTTTCCCTACCTTTTTCGGCGTTTGCGCAAGCGACCGACGCGCCCGAAGCCACCGAATCGGCACCGCCGCGACTCGTCGTCGCGATTTCGGTCGACCAACTGAGCGCCGATATCTTCGCCCAGCATCGCGAAAATTTCAGCGGCGGCTTTGCCCGCTTGCTCTCGGGCGCAGTGTTTCCATCCGGCTATCAAGCCCATTCGGCGACCGAAACCTGCCCCGGCCATGCGACGATCCTGACCGGTGCGCATCCCGGTCGCGCGGGTGTGGTGGGCAATCGCTGGTTCGATATGAGCGTGACGCGCGAAGACACTCGCATCTATTGTTCGGAAGATCCGACAGTCGAAGGTTCCTCGTCGAGCGATTACACCGTCTCGACCGGGAATCTTTTGGTGCCCACATTGGGAGACCTGCTGCAACGAGTGAGTGAGGCGAGCCAAATTGTCTCGGTATCCGGCAAGGATCGGGCTGCGGTGATGCTTGGCGGTTCTCAGGCCGATCATATGTACTGGCCCGGCGATGCAGGATTCACGACCTTCGCCGGGCGCGACCTTCCCGAAGCGGTGCAGCGGATCAACGAATCTGCAATGCAGGCCGCTGTTTCAAATCGCGTTGCCCTGCCCATTCCGCAGCATTGCGCCGCGTACAATCGCGCGGTCCCGATTGGTGAGGGCATTACCGTCGGCACCCATGTCTTTTCGCGCGGACCGACTACCGACAGCCGCCAGATACTTGCGTCGCCTGAAGGTGATCTGCTGACATTGGTGCTCGCCGCCGATCTCGTCTCCGAACTCTCACTTGGTCAGGGCGAAACCACCGACCTGCTCGCCATTGGCCTCTCCTCGACCGATTATATCGGCCATGCCTATGGCACGCATGGCGTTGAGATGTGTGTCCAGCTGACCGCGCTCGACACTATGCTCGGCGACTTCTTCGACCGGCTTGATGCACGCGGGATCAACTATGTCGTGATGCTCACCGCCGATCATGGCGGGCTCGACCTGCCCGAACGCCAGGTTGGCCAGGCGGCACCGCGGGCCGCGCGCCTGCTCCCGGGTTTCGAGACGCTGGACGAGCGGCTCGCAACCGAAACTGGCCTCGAAGCACCGGTCCTGCGCGCAGACAGCCCGTTCGGTGATTTCTATGTCGATCGGTCTGTACCGGAAGGTCGCCGCGCCGAGGTGATCGATCGGGCGATTGCAATGATCTCTGCGCATCCGCAAGTCTATCGCGTCTATGGTCGCGACGAGATCATGGCGCAGACCGTCACCGACGCGCCGCCCGAACATTGGACGGTGCTTGATCGTGTCCGCGCCAATTTCCACCCGGATCGCTCCGGCGACTTCATCGTCGTGTTGCAGCCGCGCGTCACGCCGATCCCGCAACCTTTCCCGGGTGCCTATGTCGCCACCCATGGCAGCGTCTGGGACTATGACCGGCGCGTTCCGATCCTCTTCTGGTGGCCCGGTGCCGAGCAGTTTGAACAGCCGCTGGGCGTTATGACCGTCGATATCATGCCGACGCTCGCCTCATTGATCGATCTCGATATTTCCGATGTCGAAATTGACGGCCGCTGTCTCGACCTGATGCCCGATGTCGCCGAGACGAACTGCCGCTAGGCGGTCGCGCGCCGCTTGCGGCGCCGGCGATAGACGAGCAAGACGATCGGAGCGATGATGACCAAGCCGGCCAGCGCAAGCACCCACCAATAGCGGCGCATCAATATGCCGCGCGCGTTATCAACCAGCAGCTTGATCGGTTCATAGCCTTCAGGCGTTTCGAGCACGCCATTGTCCTCGGCCCAGCGTTCATATTCCCCAAGCATCATTGCAAAAACCTGCGGTTCTGAAGCCGCCAGATCCCGTGTCTCGCCCGGATCGTTTTCCATGTCGTAGAGCCGCCAGACATTGTCGCCATAGGGCGGGCCGTTGCTGATGATCTTGTAGCGTCCGCGATAATAGGCCCGGCGCCCGGCGGATTCGATACCGAATCCGTCTTCGGGGCCATAGACGGCCTCTTCACCGCCCTCGAGTGCCGGAACCAGGCTGCGGCCCGTGATGCCACTCACCTCCGCACCGGCCAACGTCGCGATAGTCGCCGGAATATCACTGATCAGGCTTAGCTGGCGCGCCATGATGCCATCAGAAACACCCGGGCCAGCCACGATTAGCGGGACACGCGTGCCGCCTTCATTGGCGTGGAATTTGAATAGGGCATGGGGCGAAGCGGCAGCGCTTGCCCATTCCGGGCCGATAAAACCAAAGCTGCCCCGCTCGCCCAGATTTTCGGTTTCCGCCGTATAACCGGTCAGCCAGAGCGACAAAGCGCCGTTCGCCGTGTCCAGCGGGCTGCCCGCTTCCGGACCATTGTCCGAAGTGACGATGAAGATCGTATTCTCATAGGCGCCGGTTTCCCGAAGATGCGCGATCAGACGACCAAGGTGATAGTCCATCGCCTCGAGCATACCGGCATTGACCATCATGGCGCGGGTGTAGAAGGCGCGATCCTCGTCGCTAAGCGCGTCCCAATCACGCAGATCCGGATGCATCGGACCGATCGGCGCATCGCTATCCGCGACGCCCAGCGCATGGGCCGCCGCAGCGCGGCGGGCACGCTGGACATGCCAGCCATCGTCATAAACGCCCTGGTAACGCATCGTGAATTCGCGCGGTGCCTGGACCGGGATATGGATGGCCTGGAAGGCGACATAGGCGAAGAAGGGCTCGCCCTCCTCAGGACTTCCAACAAAGTCGATCATTTGGTCGACGAGAAATTCGGATGAATAGAAATCGTCCGGCAGGCCAACAGGCTCGCCATCGGCATACCAGGGCGCCTCTTCATAGATCGGCAGATAGGGTCGATCTTCGTAATTATCGCCACCGGTCGCATCCAGGATGAACGTGCGATCAAAACCCCGGGCGCTCGGCAAGGTCTCCTCGCTATGTCCGAGGTGCCATTTGCCGGTCATGAATGTGCGATAGCCAATCGCCTGCAGCCGCTCGGCAATGGTCGGTACTTCTGGTGCCAGATAACCGCGATAGGCTGGTGACCCTTGATGTTCCACCGGCGTGGTCTCAGGCAGATTGCCGACGCCAGCACGATGGCTGCTGACCCCCGTCATCAGCATGGCGCGCGAGGGCGCGCACATCGGTGTCGCATGGAAATTTGTGAAGAGCACGCCGCGCTGGGCAAGCGCATCGATATTGGGCGTGTTGATCTCGCTGCCATAGGCCCCGAAGTCCGTGAAGGCGACATCGTCAGCGAGGATGAGAACGATATTGGGTCGAGTCGCCTCTTGCGCCGCAGCCGGGACCAGCCCGAATATCAGTGAAGCCATGGCGCCAATGCGCGC from Parasphingopyxis sp. CP4 harbors:
- a CDS encoding arylsulfatase; amino-acid sequence: MIEILFETIAMWLRTIARIGAMASLIFGLVPAAAQEATRPNIVLILADDVAFTDFGAYGSEINTPNIDALAQRGVLFTNFHATPMCAPSRAMLMTGVSSHRAGVGNLPETTPVEHQGSPAYRGYLAPEVPTIAERLQAIGYRTFMTGKWHLGHSEETLPSARGFDRTFILDATGGDNYEDRPYLPIYEEAPWYADGEPVGLPDDFYSSEFLVDQMIDFVGSPEEGEPFFAYVAFQAIHIPVQAPREFTMRYQGVYDDGWHVQRARRAAAAHALGVADSDAPIGPMHPDLRDWDALSDEDRAFYTRAMMVNAGMLEAMDYHLGRLIAHLRETGAYENTIFIVTSDNGPEAGSPLDTANGALSLWLTGYTAETENLGERGSFGFIGPEWASAAASPHALFKFHANEGGTRVPLIVAGPGVSDGIMARQLSLISDIPATIATLAGAEVSGITGRSLVPALEGGEEAVYGPEDGFGIESAGRRAYYRGRYKIISNGPPYGDNVWRLYDMENDPGETRDLAASEPQVFAMMLGEYERWAEDNGVLETPEGYEPIKLLVDNARGILMRRYWWVLALAGLVIIAPIVLLVYRRRRKRRATA
- a CDS encoding alkaline phosphatase family protein, which translates into the protein MKFARIATLVTALSLPFSAFAQATDAPEATESAPPRLVVAISVDQLSADIFAQHRENFSGGFARLLSGAVFPSGYQAHSATETCPGHATILTGAHPGRAGVVGNRWFDMSVTREDTRIYCSEDPTVEGSSSSDYTVSTGNLLVPTLGDLLQRVSEASQIVSVSGKDRAAVMLGGSQADHMYWPGDAGFTTFAGRDLPEAVQRINESAMQAAVSNRVALPIPQHCAAYNRAVPIGEGITVGTHVFSRGPTTDSRQILASPEGDLLTLVLAADLVSELSLGQGETTDLLAIGLSSTDYIGHAYGTHGVEMCVQLTALDTMLGDFFDRLDARGINYVVMLTADHGGLDLPERQVGQAAPRAARLLPGFETLDERLATETGLEAPVLRADSPFGDFYVDRSVPEGRRAEVIDRAIAMISAHPQVYRVYGRDEIMAQTVTDAPPEHWTVLDRVRANFHPDRSGDFIVVLQPRVTPIPQPFPGAYVATHGSVWDYDRRVPILFWWPGAEQFEQPLGVMTVDIMPTLASLIDLDISDVEIDGRCLDLMPDVAETNCR
- a CDS encoding protein-disulfide reductase DsbD; its protein translation is MRFSAFKTLSGVFAAFLLLLPAIAAAQLPRENAIQTDLLAETLSPAPGQSFTIAIRMLPDEGWHGYWLNPGEAGIPNSFEWELPDGVTVGELRYPVPERLVISGIMNYIYHGEYAMLAEVMLDEGIAPGTALPLRAQGQWLACTNEICVPEDGAIGIDLQVGSGEITDAAQFDGYRAHLPRPLGSEAVFEVVGDTLRLAIPFPQAADISAPYFFAETDRVLDYSAAQRISRNGDMLIIEVSAESDAETVDRIEGLIKIGEHDGLMLAAVPGGVPAAGELVSPDSQTDGRMSADIGTVLFALGGAILGGVLLNILPCVFPILSLKALSLAKAGGEERAVRRDALAYTAGVIIVCLGLGAALLALRAGGAAAGWAFQLQEPRMIMFLLLLVTAIALNLAGLFEVPSFTGGGRFADKDGATGSFFTGALAAFVATPCTGPFMAAALGAALVVPTIVGMAIFAGLGFGLALPFLILAYVPGLRSKLPKPGPWMIRFRHLMAVPMFLTALALGWILGRQTGVNGMTLGIAAALGIALMLWWAGNRQVAGKRAWLPMIPAMLVTLGALAMVPQSAPAEASAYEGGALNAESFSEDRLAALRAEGRSVFVYFTADWCITCKANEAGALNRAAVAEHFEAQNIAVLVGDWTNGDPVIGRFIESHGRSGVPLYLYYGADGGPEILPQILTVGLLTELAG